In Aegilops tauschii subsp. strangulata cultivar AL8/78 chromosome 3, Aet v6.0, whole genome shotgun sequence, one genomic interval encodes:
- the LOC109747961 gene encoding uncharacterized protein produces the protein MADAVLGSVTNALDIVFKIKHAVDTVKRNEKECQKIKRRVERVGHTLALCQKDAELMNPEGSGTALEALREILAEALELVTGCQEETNMCCLLIKAGEMSKQLNQVDQSISSINSDVSVAIMVCIAPHTKPLKLYQVPDGHGRSLQLDKRTRSVPHTISEVAIEIKVALDKVQRNKAECNEIEKRVNGVNALLSQFGNTELMKDPYMRASIEKLHTTFCIARTLVMDCQKRNIIFIRSGWELSKQLHEVLEKIDLALDEMITISSSYECTV, from the exons ATGGCCGACGCGGTACTGGGCAGCGTGACAAACGCTCTCGATATTGTGTTCAAGATCAAACATGCTGTGGATACAGTTAAACGGAATGAAAAGGAATGCCAAAAGATCAAGAGGCGTGTGGAGAGGGTCGGGCACACGCTCGCGTTGTGCCAAAAGGACGCGGAGCTAATGAACCCCGAAGGGAGCGGCACTGCACTGGAGGCGCTGCGTGAGATCCTCGCCGAGGCGCTCGAGCTCGTCACAGGCTGCCAGGAAGAGACCAACATGTGTTGTCTCCTCATAAAGGCCGGGGAGATGTCCAAGCAGCTCAACCAGGTGGACCAGAGTATATCCAGTATAAACTCTGATGTGTCGGTTGCCATCATGGTCTGCATTGCGCCGCACACCAAGCCACTT AAACTCTACCAAGTACCGGATGGACATGGCCGTTCGCTCCAACTG GACAAACGAACACGGAGTGTACCACATACAATTTCTGAAGTTGCCATTGAGATCAAGGTAGCGTTGGACAAAGTTCAGAGGAACAAGGCAGAGTGTAATGAAATTGAAAAGCGTGTGAATGGAGTCAATGCCCTCCTTTCACAGTTTGGGAATACAGAACTCATGAAGGACCCATACATGAGGGCTTCAATAGAAAAGCTACATACAACCTTTTGCATTGCTCGCACACTCGTCATGGATTGTCAGAAAAGAAATATCATTTTCATCCGATCTGGTTGGGAGCTGTCAAAACAGTTACATGAGGTACTAGAGAAaattgatcttgcccttgatgaGATGATCACCATCAGTTCCAGCTATGAATGTACAGTGTGA